The following coding sequences lie in one Candidatus Cloacimonadota bacterium genomic window:
- a CDS encoding aminotransferase class III-fold pyridoxal phosphate-dependent enzyme, translating into MFSKNELCKTFINDVNEHPERINVSIERIEEVLKMVIGEEKAENICNNKLFNVKNKRAQIEEEKANSICDLILENINYDQLQRIILMFQDSEISTQEAIELHEKFKIPLSHLEKDIIPVRGEGAWIVSNQGKTYLDVDSNYSATNLGMNNEEIAKGLYNQASQLISMKEDRVHIPRSRFLKSITGMMPEGLTNFYWQNSGGEAVDKSIKIAKAFTNHRGVIALENGFHGRTHGALAVTYNLKYRKPFGLENEDWVHFVKPGEIDEIEDLFKENKARSIILELVQGEEAGIKPLDKRFVSRIRKICDKYNGVMICDEVQSGFGRVAKKEGEWFASHTYNVIPDIMVIGKSFGGGYPVTAVVSNDKISDAMKGGYDGSTFGGNPMAMVAALIATRQMRELNITKNVVERSKQIFDGLDKIDKKFDIFSNPHGMGMMIGFDLPSADDVNKFQDLLVKYRVKSSLSTNNTVRFLPPLILSEIEGKFLLSAIEKALEDM; encoded by the coding sequence ATGTTTTCAAAAAATGAATTATGTAAAACATTTATTAATGATGTTAATGAACATCCGGAAAGAATAAATGTTTCGATTGAAAGAATCGAAGAAGTATTAAAAATGGTCATAGGAGAAGAAAAAGCAGAAAATATCTGTAATAATAAGTTATTCAATGTTAAGAATAAACGAGCACAAATAGAAGAGGAAAAAGCTAATTCGATTTGTGATTTAATATTAGAGAATATCAACTATGATCAACTGCAAAGAATAATATTAATGTTTCAGGATTCGGAAATTTCAACACAAGAAGCAATTGAACTTCATGAGAAATTTAAAATTCCTTTATCTCACCTTGAAAAAGATATTATTCCTGTTCGTGGAGAAGGTGCGTGGATTGTAAGTAATCAAGGAAAAACATATTTAGATGTGGATAGTAACTATAGTGCCACAAATCTTGGTATGAATAATGAAGAAATTGCCAAAGGATTATATAATCAGGCATCTCAATTAATTTCTATGAAAGAAGATAGAGTGCACATCCCCAGATCTCGATTTCTGAAAAGCATCACGGGAATGATGCCAGAAGGACTTACGAATTTTTATTGGCAAAATAGTGGTGGTGAAGCTGTAGATAAATCAATCAAGATTGCAAAAGCCTTCACTAATCATCGTGGTGTCATTGCATTAGAAAATGGCTTTCACGGTAGAACTCATGGTGCTTTAGCTGTAACTTACAATTTAAAGTATAGAAAACCTTTTGGATTGGAGAATGAAGATTGGGTTCATTTTGTTAAACCGGGAGAGATTGATGAAATAGAAGATTTGTTTAAAGAAAATAAAGCAAGATCAATTATTTTAGAACTGGTACAAGGAGAAGAAGCCGGTATTAAACCTCTCGACAAGAGATTTGTAAGCAGGATAAGAAAAATATGCGATAAATATAATGGAGTAATGATTTGTGATGAGGTGCAAAGCGGTTTTGGTCGTGTAGCAAAAAAAGAAGGAGAATGGTTCGCAAGTCACACTTATAATGTTATTCCTGATATTATGGTAATTGGAAAATCATTCGGTGGCGGATATCCTGTTACTGCTGTAGTTTCAAACGATAAAATATCCGATGCAATGAAAGGCGGATATGATGGTTCAACATTCGGAGGAAATCCAATGGCTATGGTTGCTGCTCTGATAGCAACGAGACAAATGCGGGAATTGAATATAACAAAAAATGTTGTAGAAAGGTCTAAGCAGATTTTTGATGGATTAGACAAAATTGACAAAAAATTTGATATTTTTTCAAATCCGCACGGTATGGGAATGATGATCGGTTTTGATTTACCTTCAGCAGATGATGTAAACAAATTCCAGGATTTACTTGTTAAATATAGAGTTAAATCATCATTATCAACGAATAACACTGTTAGATTTCTTCCTCCTTTGATTCTTTCTGAAATTGAAGGAAAATTTTTATTATCTGCAATTGAGAAAGCATTGGAAGACATGTGA
- a CDS encoding amidohydrolase, which produces MNKGEKIKLIDIRKKLHKNPELSGKEKNTSEYIIEILKKLSPDEIITEIGGFGTAAIFDSGQHGATIMFRAELDALPIIESNNFSYKSGNTGISHKCGHDGHMTILIGLAERIKRENFKGKIILLFQPAEETAKGAKRIVEDTKFKFLKPDYIFALHNLPGFTKGTIILRKGIFTSTSIGMIIKLKGETSHAGHPENGNNPALAMTKIINELDNLSKNIQDSAMITIIYAKLGEIAFGTSAGKAVIMATFRSNTKNTLKIMQNKAISLVKEKAEKQNLDYEIEWVEYFPEIVNDDECVDIVKKSAKNIRNKIKFIEQPFTWTEDFSYFTQKIKGAFFGLGSGKNHPQLHNSDYDFPDEIISDGINIFVEIIKEICRRK; this is translated from the coding sequence ATGAACAAAGGGGAGAAAATTAAACTCATAGATATTCGAAAGAAATTACATAAAAATCCGGAGCTTTCAGGAAAAGAAAAAAATACATCCGAATATATTATTGAGATATTGAAAAAACTCTCTCCGGACGAAATCATCACTGAAATTGGTGGGTTTGGAACTGCTGCAATTTTCGATTCAGGGCAACATGGAGCAACGATAATGTTCCGTGCGGAACTCGATGCTTTACCTATCATTGAATCAAATAATTTTTCTTATAAAAGCGGGAATACCGGAATTTCTCACAAATGCGGTCACGATGGACACATGACGATTCTTATTGGTTTGGCTGAGAGAATAAAACGAGAAAATTTCAAAGGAAAAATTATCCTTTTATTTCAACCTGCGGAAGAAACTGCCAAAGGTGCAAAACGAATTGTGGAAGATACGAAATTCAAATTCTTAAAACCAGACTACATTTTTGCCCTTCATAATCTCCCGGGTTTTACTAAAGGAACAATTATCCTGAGAAAGGGAATTTTTACATCAACATCAATAGGAATGATTATCAAATTGAAAGGTGAAACTTCCCACGCCGGGCATCCGGAAAACGGGAATAATCCCGCACTGGCAATGACTAAAATAATCAATGAACTTGATAACCTTTCCAAAAACATTCAAGATTCTGCAATGATTACAATAATTTACGCAAAGCTCGGTGAAATAGCTTTTGGAACTTCTGCCGGAAAAGCCGTAATAATGGCGACTTTCCGTTCTAACACAAAAAATACATTGAAAATTATGCAAAATAAAGCAATATCTCTTGTAAAAGAAAAAGCAGAAAAACAAAATTTGGATTATGAAATAGAATGGGTTGAATATTTCCCTGAGATCGTCAATGATGATGAGTGCGTGGATATTGTCAAAAAGTCTGCCAAGAATATTCGTAACAAGATAAAATTCATTGAACAACCTTTTACCTGGACAGAAGATTTTTCTTATTTTACTCAAAAAATCAAAGGAGCATTTTTCGGTTTGGGATCCGGTAAAAATCACCCTCAGCTTCACAATTCTGATTATGATTTTCCTGATGAAATTATATCAGACGGAATCAATATTTTTGTTGAAATTATTAAAGAAATATGTAGGAGAAAATAG
- the alr gene encoding alanine racemase, protein MVHSSYIELDFKALKKNIRYLKREIGKSVKFVSVIKGNAYGHGIMDFVPLAEACGIDYFAVSDVYEAEIASSVLSPKSELMIMGMIDNEELKWVIENDISFFVFDLDRLENSIRVSKLLNKKAKIHLELETGMNRTGIDNDELDETIELIRRNREFLFLEGFCTHYAGAESIANYVRVHEQFSKFNKISKYLNDKNLYAKYNHTASSASTLIYKNTQMDLVRIGIAQYGFWPSSETKMYKLFDGETKIFQDPLKQVLQWKTKIMSIKTVKPAKFISYGNSFLTTKTTRIAIIPVGYFHGYRRSLSNIGFVLIGGRKAPVIGMINMNMFIVDISSIPDVKKGDEVVLIGRQGKNRISVASFSELTNFINYELLSRLPAEIPRFVINR, encoded by the coding sequence GTGGTTCATTCATCATATATAGAATTAGATTTTAAAGCTTTGAAAAAGAACATCCGATATTTAAAGAGAGAAATCGGAAAATCGGTCAAATTCGTTTCTGTGATCAAAGGAAATGCTTATGGACACGGAATAATGGATTTTGTACCTTTGGCAGAAGCTTGTGGAATTGATTATTTTGCTGTTTCAGATGTGTATGAAGCTGAGATTGCTAGCTCTGTTCTATCTCCAAAAAGTGAATTAATGATAATGGGAATGATTGATAATGAAGAATTAAAATGGGTTATTGAAAACGATATTTCCTTTTTTGTTTTTGATTTGGACAGACTTGAAAATAGTATCCGAGTTTCTAAGTTATTGAATAAAAAAGCTAAAATTCATCTTGAATTAGAAACAGGTATGAATAGAACCGGCATTGATAATGACGAACTTGATGAAACTATCGAATTGATTCGAAGAAACAGAGAATTTCTTTTTTTAGAAGGTTTTTGCACACATTATGCCGGAGCAGAAAGTATTGCAAATTATGTGAGAGTTCACGAACAATTCAGTAAATTTAACAAAATTTCTAAATATTTAAATGATAAAAATTTGTACGCAAAATATAATCACACTGCTTCTTCAGCTTCAACACTCATCTATAAGAATACTCAAATGGATTTAGTTCGGATAGGTATAGCACAATATGGATTTTGGCCAAGTAGTGAAACAAAAATGTATAAATTATTCGATGGAGAAACAAAAATATTTCAAGATCCTTTAAAGCAAGTCCTGCAATGGAAGACCAAAATTATGAGCATCAAGACAGTTAAGCCTGCTAAGTTCATTAGCTACGGCAATTCATTTCTAACAACAAAAACTACCCGTATTGCAATTATTCCGGTTGGATATTTTCACGGATATCGCAGAAGTCTAAGTAATATCGGTTTTGTTCTGATAGGCGGCAGAAAAGCTCCGGTTATTGGAATGATAAATATGAATATGTTCATTGTAGATATTTCATCAATACCAGATGTAAAGAAGGGAGATGAAGTTGTTCTGATTGGAAGACAGGGAAAGAATAGAATTTCAGTCGCTTCATTTTCTGAGTTAACAAATTTTATTAATTATGAATTGCTTTCAAGACTTCCTGCTGAAATTCCTCGATTTGTAATTAACAGATAA